In a single window of the Mustela nigripes isolate SB6536 chromosome 17, MUSNIG.SB6536, whole genome shotgun sequence genome:
- the ZNF574 gene encoding zinc finger protein 574: protein MTEESEETVLYIEHRYVCSECNQLYGSLEEVLVHQNSHVPQQHFELVGVADPGVTVAAEAASGTGLYQTLVQESQYQCLECGQLLMSPSQLLEHQELHLKMMAPPEAVPAEPPPKGPTLSSSTIHYECVDCKALFASQELWLNHRQTHLRGTPTKPPAPVVLGSPVVLGPPVGQARVAVEHSYRKAEEGGEGAAVPSAAAATTEVVTEVELLLYKCSECSQLFQLPADFLEHQATHFPAPVPESEEPAVHPETLTPSPAEVPVSQPDTLPSSDHSYELRNGEAIGRDRRGRKARRNNSGEPGGTATQELLCSACDQLFLSPHQLQQHLRSHREGVFKCPLCSRVFPSPSSLDQHLGDHSSESHFLCVDCGLAFGTEALLLAHRRAHTPNPLHSCPCGKTFVNLTKFLYHRRTHGAGGVPLPTTPVPPEEPVIGFPEPAPAETGESEAPEPPATEESSEGPTAPGTYRCLLCSREFGKALQLTRHQRFVHRLERRHKCGICGKMFKKKSHVRNHLRTHTGERPFPCPDCSKPFNSPANLARHRLTHTGERPYRCGDCGKAFTQSSTLRQHRLVHAQHFPYRCQECGVRFHRPYRLLMHRYHHTGEYPYKCRECPRSFLLRRLLEVHQLVAHAGRQPHRCPSCGAAFPSSLRLREHRCAAAAAQAPRRFECGTCGKKVGSAARLQAHEAAHAAAGPGEVLAKEPPAPRVPRATRTPVTSPTTLGGAAPAAPTAPARRRGLECSECKKLFSTETSLQVHRRIHTGERPYPCPDCGKAFRQSTHLKDHRRLHTGERPFACEVCGKAFAISMRLAEHRRIHTGERPYSCPDCGKSYRSFSNLWKHRKTHQQQHQAAVRQQLAEAEAAVGLAVMETAVEALPLVEAIEIYPLAEAEGVQISG from the coding sequence ATGACTGAGGAGTCCGAGGAGACAGTCCTGTACATCGAGCACCGCTATGTCTGCTCCGAGTGCAACCAGCTGTATGGGTCCCTGGAGGAGGTGCTCGTGCACCAGAACTCCCATGTGCCCCAGCAGCACTTTGAGCTGGTGGGTGTGGCTGACCCCGGAGTCACAGTGGCAGCGGAGGCAGCTTCAGGCACGGGCCTCTACCAGACCCTGGTGCAAGAGAGCCAGTACCAGTGCCTGGAGTGTGGGCAGCTGCTGATGTCCCCCAGCCAGCTCCTGGAGCACCAGGAGCTGCACCTGAAGATGATGGCTCCCCCAGAGGCAGTGCCGGCGGAGCCGCCGCCCAAGGGCCCCACGCTGAGCTCCAGTACCATCCACTATGAGTGTGTGGATTGCAAGGCTCTTTTTGCCAGCCAGGAGCTCTGGCTGAACCACCGGCAGACGCACCTCCGGGGCACTCCCACCAAGCCTCCAGCCCCAGTGGTCCTGGGGTCCCCGGTGGTCCTGGGGCCCCCTGTGGGCCAGGCCCGTGTGGCTGTGGAGCACTCCTACCGCAaggcagaggagggtggggaaggggcagctgTCCCTTCTGCTGCCGCTGCCACCACTGAGGTGGTCACTGAGGTGGAGCTCCTCCTCTACAAGTGCTCAGAGTGCTCCCAGCTCTTCCAGCTTCCAGCCGACTTCCTGGAGCACCAGGCCACCCACTTCCCTGCCCCAGTCCCTGAGTCAGAGGAGCCTGCTGTGCATCCGGAGACCCTGACTCCGTCACCTGCAGAGGTGCCTGTGTCCCAGCCCGACACCCTGCCATCCTCTGACCACAGTTATGAGTTGCGCAACGGTGAAGCCATTGGGCGGGATCGCCGGGGGCGCAAGGCCCGGAGGAACAACAGCGGAGAGCCAGGCGGgacagccacccaggagctcctctgCTCCGCATGTGaccagctctttctctctcctcaccaACTACAGCAGCATCTGCGGAGTCACCGGGAGGGTGTCTTTAAATGCCCTCTGTGCAGTCGTGTCTTCCCCAGCCCTTCCAGTCTAGACCAGCACCTCGGAGACCACAGCAGTGAGTCTCACTTTCTGTGTGTGGACTGTGGCCTGGCCTTTGGCACAGAGGCCCTGCTCCTGGCCCACCGGCGAGCCCATACCCCGAATCCTCTGCATTCGTGTCCGTGTGGAAAGACCTTCGTCAACCTCACCAAGTTCCTGTATCACCGGCGTACACATGGGGCAGGGGGCGTCCCTTTGCCTACCACACCAGTCCCCCCAGAGGAGCCTGTCATTGGGTTCCCCGAGCCAGCCCCGGCAGAGACTGGAGAGTCCGAGGCGCCAGAGCCTCCCGCAACTGAAGAGAGCTCAGAAGGGCCGACTGCCCCAGGCACTTACCGCTGCCTCCTATGCAGCCGGGAGTTCGGCAAGGCCTTGCAGCTGACCCGGCACCAACGTTTCGTTCATCGGCTGGAGCGGCGCCACAAGTGTGGCATCTGTGGCAAGATGTTTAAGAAGAAGTCTCACGTGCGTAACCACCTGCGCACGCACACCGGTGAGCGGCCCTTCCCCTGTCCGGACTGCTCCAAGCCCTTCAACTCGCCTGCCAACCTGGCCCGCCACCGGCTCACGCACACAGGGGAGCGGCCCTACCGGTGCGGGGACTGTGGCAAGGCCTTCACGCAGAGTTCCACACTGCGGCAGCATCGCCTGGTGCACGCCCAGCACTTCCCCTACCGCTGCCAGGAATGCGGGGTGCGCTTTCATCGCCCCTACCGCCTGCTCATGCACCGCTACCACCACACGGGCGAGTACCCCTACAAGTGTCGCGAGTGCCCCCGCTCCTTCCTGCTGCGCCGGCTGCTGGAGGTGCACCAGCTCGTGGCCCATGCCGGGCGCCAGCCCCACCGCTGCCCATCCTGTGGGGCcgccttcccttcctccctgcgGCTCCGTGAGCATCGCTGCGCCGCTGCTGCAGCCCAGGCCCCCCGGCGCTTCGAGTGCGGCACCTGTGGCAAGAAAGTGGGCTCGGCAGCCCGGTTGCAGGCGCATGAGGCGGCCCATGCAGCTGCTGGGCCGGGCGAGGTCCTGGCTaaggagccccccgccccccgggtcCCCCGGGCCACTCGCACACCAGTCACCTCCCCGACCACCCTGGGGGGTGCGGCCCCCGCAGCTCCCACGGCCCCTGCCCGGCGCCGGGGCCTGGAGTGTAGTGAGTGTAAGAAGCTGTTCAGCACAGAGACCTCGCTGCAGGTGCACCGGCGCATCCACACAGGTGAGCGGCCATACCCGTGTCCGGACTGCGGCAAGGCCTTCCGCCAGAGTACCCACCTGAAGGACCACCGGCGCCTGCACACAGGTGAGCGGCCCTTTGCCTGCGAAGTGTGTGGCAAGGCCTTCGCCATCTCCATGCGCTTGGCAGAACATCGCCGCATTCACACGGGGGAGCGGCCTTACTCCTGCCCTGACTGTGGCAAGAGCTACCGCTCCTTCTCCAACCTCTGGAAGCACCGCAAGACCCACCAGCAGCAGCATCAGGCAGCTGTGCGGCAGCAGCTGGCTGAGGCCGAGGCCGCCGTTGGTCTGGCCGTCATGGAGACTGCCGTGGAGGCACTGCCCCTGGTGGAGGCCATTGAGATCTACCCTCTGGCTGAGGCTGAGGGGGTCCAGATCAGTGGCTGA